The following proteins come from a genomic window of Leptospira andrefontaineae:
- a CDS encoding O-acetylhomoserine aminocarboxypropyltransferase/cysteine synthase family protein, translating to MARNYKPETIVLHGGQAPDPTTTSRAVPIYQTTSYVFKDTDHAARLFGLQEFGNIYTRIGNPTTDVLEQRVAALEGGVAALATASGQSAETLALLNIVEAGQEIVASSSLYGGTYNLLHYTFPKLGIKVHFVDQSNPENFKKAINDKTRAIFAETLGNPKLDTLDIEAVAKVAHDAGVPLVIDNTLPSPYLIRPIDFGADVVVHSLTKFLGGHGTSIGGIIVDSGKFNWGNGKFKNFTEPDPSYHGLKFWDVFGKFEPFGGVNIAFIIKARVQGLRDLGPAISPFNAFNILQGIETLPLRITQHSQNAQKVAEYLSKHPKVSWVNYPGLPTDKNYTLAKKYHTRGLFGAIIGFGVKGGIPEAKKLIDGLELFSLLANVGDAKSLAIHPASTTHQQLSPEEQLAAGVTPEFIRLSVGLEHIDDIITDLDEALKKV from the coding sequence ATGGCAAGAAACTATAAACCAGAAACAATCGTTCTTCACGGAGGACAGGCCCCGGATCCAACAACCACATCCAGGGCAGTCCCTATCTACCAAACTACGTCCTATGTTTTTAAGGACACGGATCATGCAGCGAGACTATTCGGTCTCCAGGAATTCGGTAATATTTATACAAGGATCGGTAACCCAACTACTGATGTTTTAGAGCAAAGAGTTGCAGCATTAGAAGGTGGAGTTGCGGCACTTGCGACTGCTTCCGGTCAGTCCGCAGAAACATTAGCACTTTTGAATATAGTAGAGGCTGGACAGGAGATCGTAGCGTCTTCCTCTCTTTATGGAGGAACTTATAACCTTCTCCACTATACCTTCCCTAAGTTAGGGATCAAAGTCCATTTCGTGGACCAATCCAATCCGGAAAATTTCAAAAAAGCGATCAATGACAAGACTAGAGCTATTTTTGCCGAAACCTTAGGAAATCCTAAGTTGGATACCCTGGATATTGAAGCGGTTGCTAAGGTTGCCCACGATGCAGGAGTTCCACTTGTAATCGACAATACCTTACCTTCTCCTTATCTGATCCGCCCTATCGATTTTGGCGCAGATGTGGTGGTTCACTCGCTTACCAAGTTTTTGGGAGGTCATGGAACTTCCATCGGTGGGATCATCGTAGATTCAGGTAAATTCAACTGGGGCAACGGTAAATTTAAGAACTTCACCGAACCGGATCCAAGCTACCATGGCCTGAAATTCTGGGATGTTTTCGGTAAGTTTGAACCTTTTGGTGGAGTGAATATCGCTTTTATCATCAAGGCTCGTGTCCAAGGTTTAAGAGATTTAGGACCTGCAATTTCTCCTTTTAACGCGTTTAATATCCTACAAGGTATTGAAACTCTTCCTTTGAGGATCACTCAACACTCTCAGAATGCTCAGAAAGTTGCGGAATATCTTTCTAAACATCCTAAGGTGTCTTGGGTGAACTACCCTGGTCTTCCAACTGACAAAAACTATACTCTGGCTAAAAAATATCATACCAGAGGATTGTTCGGGGCGATCATTGGATTCGGAGTAAAAGGTGGAATTCCGGAAGCGAAGAAGTTGATAGACGGTCTGGAATTATTCTCCTTGCTCGCAAACGTAGGTGATGCAAAATCACTTGCGATCCATCCGGCTTCTACTACTCACCAACAGTTGAGTCCAGAGGAACAATTGGCTGCGGGTGTAACTCCTGAGTTTATCAGACTCTCCGTAGGTCTGGAGCATATAGACGATATTATCACGGACTTGGATGAAGCACTGAAAAAGGTGTGA